The following proteins are encoded in a genomic region of Candidatus Methylospira mobilis:
- a CDS encoding contractile injection system protein, VgrG/Pvc8 family has protein sequence MPYICQYQESYLGFITRWAERLGIYWWYQAENISGGICKKIVFSDVNTAHTAHTWELQYQPDLGCRPRLKKPSSGTDA, from the coding sequence TTGCCTTATATATGTCAATATCAGGAAAGTTATCTGGGTTTCATAACGCGCTGGGCCGAGCGGCTGGGTATTTATTGGTGGTATCAGGCCGAAAATATTAGTGGCGGCATATGCAAAAAGATAGTTTTTAGCGATGTAAATACCGCACATACTGCGCATACTTGGGAATTGCAGTACCAGCCCGACCTTGGATGCCGCCCCCGGCTCAAAAAACCTTCTTCTGGAACTGACGCTTGA
- a CDS encoding AraC family transcriptional regulator, which translates to MKTKAKKLSALPFGDRNSLSGLSLDSAAESISLGFSGDYDIAPLSAEIHHKTTAINIGEMHILAGALTPFLVKGDRLPFTSLGIPTSGQCCVTANKRKYYQRTGHTAFLLSSGRSETVTGDGYAGVYFDVQKSRLEHTLRAMTGLESTRKFVNSAHEQDREVPLRAAGISFDKLLRSYFAQIDLLQDQPQALALLGLDDTLYRTFAMMLLPELFLIDNSKSNKKVDQRNLEQVCNYIQANLDKPLALSELEHISGLSARSLQYGFQRRFGCTPTQWIREQRLTLAHNRLKLATSCDRVTGIALSCGFTHMGVFGRDYYVRFGERPSETLARAQNC; encoded by the coding sequence ATGAAGACTAAAGCAAAAAAATTGTCCGCATTGCCTTTTGGCGACAGAAACTCGCTGAGCGGTTTATCTCTCGATTCGGCCGCAGAAAGCATCAGTCTTGGATTTTCAGGCGACTATGACATAGCACCTCTATCCGCTGAAATACATCATAAAACCACGGCAATCAACATAGGTGAAATGCACATTCTCGCAGGTGCTCTTACTCCTTTCCTGGTGAAGGGGGACAGGCTTCCTTTTACCTCATTAGGCATTCCAACTTCCGGACAATGCTGCGTTACTGCAAATAAACGCAAGTACTACCAGCGGACTGGCCACACTGCATTTCTTCTTTCCAGCGGGCGGAGCGAAACTGTAACGGGCGATGGATACGCCGGCGTGTATTTTGACGTACAAAAGTCACGTTTGGAACATACGCTTCGCGCAATGACCGGCTTGGAAAGCACGCGCAAGTTTGTAAATTCCGCCCATGAACAAGACAGGGAAGTACCGCTACGAGCAGCAGGGATATCATTCGATAAACTGCTGCGTTCATACTTTGCTCAGATAGATCTGCTGCAAGACCAGCCGCAAGCATTGGCGCTTTTGGGGCTGGATGATACGCTCTATCGAACATTTGCGATGATGTTGTTGCCCGAGCTCTTTCTGATCGATAACAGTAAGAGCAACAAAAAAGTCGATCAACGAAACCTGGAACAGGTTTGCAACTATATACAGGCAAATCTGGATAAACCGTTGGCACTTTCTGAACTGGAACACATCAGCGGTCTGTCTGCACGTAGTTTGCAATACGGCTTTCAGCGCCGCTTTGGCTGCACGCCCACGCAGTGGATACGCGAGCAGCGGCTTACGCTCGCCCATAACCGTCTGAAGCTGGCTACTTCCTGCGACAGGGTAACAGGCATTGCGCTGTCTTGCGGCTTTACGCATATGGGCGTATTTGGGCGCGACTATTACGTGCGTTTTGGCGAGCGCCCTTCCGAAACCCTGGCGCGCGCGCAAAACTGCTGA
- a CDS encoding thiamine pyrophosphate-binding protein: MSSFSIIARKLLLESAEIAQAQKPRVVDLLVVYLNKPASITSLRRCAIGSLCNALAKSVCNGGIPLLVRREAGTAFMADGHASESGKIGCCCSTCGPKAANLFITL, translated from the coding sequence ATGTCGAGTTTTTCCATAATCGCACGAAAACTACTTTTGGAAAGCGCTGAAATCGCTCAGGCTCAAAAACCGAGAGTTGTAGATTTGCTAGTTGTCTATCTGAACAAACCAGCTTCGATTACGAGTTTAAGGCGGTGCGCTATCGGATCACTGTGCAACGCCCTTGCCAAAAGCGTTTGTAACGGCGGCATACCGCTGCTGGTGCGGCGCGAAGCCGGGACTGCCTTCATGGCTGATGGCCATGCTAGCGAAAGCGGCAAGATTGGCTGTTGCTGTTCAACCTGCGGACCTAAGGCCGCCAACCTCTTCATTACCCTATGA
- a CDS encoding catalase, producing MSDEKKLTTNAGCPVAHNQNIMTAGPRGPQLLQDVWFLEKLAHFDREVIPERRMHAKGSGAYGAFTVTHDISQYTRARIFSQIGKKTDLFARFTTVAGERGAADAERDIRGFSVKFYTEEGNWDLVGNNTPVFFLRDPLKFPDLNHAVKRDPRTNMRSAKNNWDFWTSLPEALHQVTIVMSDRGIPASYRHMHGFGSHTFSFLNARNERHWVKFHLKSQQGIRNLTDAEAEALIGKDRESHQRDLFESIEQGDFPRWTLYVQIMPEKDASKAPYHPFDLTKIWPHKDYPLIEVGVMELNRNPENFFAEVEQSAFNPANIVPGIGFSPDKMLQGRLFAYGDAQRYRLGVNHHLIPVNAPRCPAHSYHRDGAMRVDGNHGGTLGYEPNSYGEWREQPDFAEPPMALEGTADHWNHREDSDYYAQPGALFRLMTPSQQQVLFENTARSIGDAPREIQFRHIGNCQKADPTYGKGVADALGIALSEISA from the coding sequence ATGAGCGACGAAAAGAAATTGACCACCAACGCCGGATGTCCGGTTGCTCACAACCAGAACATCATGACCGCCGGGCCACGCGGCCCCCAACTGTTGCAGGACGTCTGGTTTCTGGAAAAACTCGCGCACTTTGACCGGGAAGTTATTCCCGAGCGGCGTATGCACGCCAAAGGTTCCGGCGCATACGGCGCCTTCACTGTGACCCACGACATCAGCCAATACACGCGAGCCAGGATTTTCTCTCAAATCGGCAAGAAAACGGATTTGTTTGCGCGATTCACCACCGTGGCCGGTGAACGCGGCGCAGCGGATGCCGAACGCGATATTCGCGGTTTTTCGGTGAAGTTCTATACCGAAGAAGGTAACTGGGATCTGGTCGGCAACAACACGCCGGTATTCTTTCTGCGCGATCCGTTGAAATTCCCCGATCTGAACCATGCGGTGAAACGCGACCCGCGCACCAATATGCGCAGCGCGAAAAACAACTGGGATTTTTGGACCTCGCTGCCGGAAGCCCTGCATCAAGTCACCATCGTCATGAGTGACCGGGGCATTCCCGCCAGCTACCGCCACATGCACGGCTTTGGCAGCCATACATTCAGTTTCCTCAATGCCAGAAACGAGCGTCACTGGGTAAAGTTCCATCTGAAATCGCAACAGGGCATACGCAACCTGACCGATGCCGAGGCTGAAGCTCTCATCGGCAAGGATCGTGAAAGCCATCAGCGCGACCTGTTTGAAAGTATAGAACAGGGCGACTTTCCGAGATGGACGCTGTATGTACAGATCATGCCGGAAAAAGATGCATCCAAGGCACCCTACCACCCGTTTGATCTTACCAAGATATGGCCGCACAAGGATTACCCGTTGATAGAGGTGGGGGTTATGGAACTGAACCGCAATCCGGAAAACTTTTTCGCGGAAGTGGAACAATCGGCATTTAATCCTGCGAACATTGTACCTGGCATCGGCTTCTCGCCCGACAAAATGCTGCAAGGGCGGCTCTTCGCCTACGGCGATGCCCAGCGCTACCGTTTGGGTGTGAATCACCACCTCATTCCTGTCAATGCTCCGCGCTGCCCGGCACACAGCTACCATCGCGACGGGGCCATGCGTGTGGACGGCAACCATGGCGGCACGCTGGGCTATGAACCGAACAGCTATGGGGAGTGGCGGGAGCAGCCGGATTTTGCCGAGCCGCCTATGGCCCTGGAAGGCACGGCTGATCACTGGAACCATCGCGAAGACTCGGATTACTACGCTCAGCCCGGAGCGTTGTTCCGTTTGATGACGCCGTCGCAGCAACAGGTTTTATTCGAGAACACTGCGCGCTCTATCGGCGATGCGCCGCGTGAAATTCAGTTTCGCCATATCGGCAACTGCCAGAAAGCTGATCCGACATACGGCAAGGGCGTTGCTGATGCTTTGGGTATTGCATTGAGCGAGATATCAGCCTGA
- a CDS encoding IS30 family transposase — MEKKYNHLSAEDRAAIMLMKSDGHSLRAMALRLQRSPSTISRELLRNPVKSGSYCAGTAGIRARQLRHMARKPRKLLPDSLLFGVVDYFLHEGWSPEQISGTLKRVYAEQGALTVSHETIYTALYAFPRGELRSELLSCLRQSHTGRRPRARGTDRRGQIPDMNSLHVRPPEIEDRLVPGHWEGDLIKGSGNRSSVGTLVERSSRLVMLAAMTSGTAEAALEGFSNALNRVHEPMRKTMTYDQGKEMSCHKTLSERAGITIYFADPHSPWQRGSNENTNGLLRQYLPKGTDLSTYSQEQLDEIAYRLNTRPRKILGFRTPLEVYAEFLHNCQKDEAMCESTTVALGI, encoded by the coding sequence ATGGAAAAGAAATATAATCACTTAAGTGCAGAGGATCGTGCCGCGATCATGTTGATGAAGTCAGATGGACATAGCCTGAGGGCGATGGCTTTGAGATTACAGCGATCTCCGTCAACGATCAGTCGCGAATTGTTACGCAATCCAGTCAAGTCTGGTAGCTATTGCGCAGGTACGGCGGGGATACGAGCGAGGCAGTTACGCCATATGGCTCGAAAGCCGCGCAAATTATTACCGGATAGCCTGCTTTTTGGCGTAGTCGATTACTTTCTGCATGAAGGTTGGTCGCCTGAACAGATTTCTGGCACACTCAAGCGCGTGTATGCAGAGCAGGGAGCCCTTACGGTGTCACATGAAACGATATACACCGCACTGTATGCCTTCCCACGCGGTGAATTACGCAGCGAACTGTTGAGCTGTTTGCGGCAATCTCACACGGGCAGACGTCCTCGCGCCAGAGGAACCGATCGGCGTGGTCAGATACCTGATATGAACAGCTTGCATGTACGTCCACCGGAGATTGAAGACCGGCTGGTTCCAGGGCATTGGGAAGGTGATCTGATCAAGGGGTCAGGCAATCGTTCTTCGGTAGGCACGCTGGTCGAGCGTAGCAGCCGCCTTGTGATGCTGGCGGCTATGACGTCCGGCACGGCTGAAGCCGCACTGGAAGGCTTCAGTAACGCATTGAACCGTGTCCATGAGCCGATGCGCAAAACCATGACCTATGATCAAGGTAAGGAAATGAGCTGCCATAAAACGCTCAGTGAGCGAGCGGGCATCACCATCTACTTTGCCGACCCTCATAGCCCTTGGCAACGCGGAAGTAACGAGAACACCAATGGACTACTGCGCCAGTATTTACCCAAAGGAACCGATTTGTCGACCTACTCGCAGGAGCAACTGGATGAAATCGCATACAGACTGAACACGAGACCGAGAAAAATTCTCGGGTTTAGAACCCCCTTGGAAGTTTATGCCGAATTCCTGCATAATTGCCAAAAGGATGAGGCTATGTGCGAATCAACAACCGTTGCACTTGGAATTTGA
- a CDS encoding serine hydrolase: protein MEFETALITGILAMASTPAANASRGDFQIVYQGRTVDDLVINYMQRNHIPGLSLAIVQAPYIPRVVAYGLADTSAKTLISSNTVFNVGQITNAYTAVAVMQLKEEGKLGLEDPVTKYLPNASKEWNSIKIRHLLTHSSGLPSYNEASGFDYSQDYNLDSIIDMVKKIPARFKAGHDTYNSATDFYLLGAIIEKSSGVSYQEYITKNQIERAGLKYTFFPSSLESVKNELHNGSQPFLHAEFKQNPVFINPAEPAVGYRDANNGWTAVKPNKQSATFADSGIMASAQDISIWDIALAGEILVKNPENREFLYRSVKLDNGKISPGNAGWQFPGHPGLMYIKGNIPGFSTFLSRFTAPTELLCVTLLANKDNIRDLDVLARQIAGAYDQKLAAPAGSAWVVSRESPYTVNETLDRVSKVLEAKGAKVFARIDHGANAAGAGKAMKPKQVLIVGNPAVGTDLIIAKPTVAIDLPLRIMAWEDDTGQVWASFTDPVELGKQYHIEGQEQVLNNMYQAVYAAVDKATTAY from the coding sequence TTGGAATTTGAAACCGCCCTCATAACAGGAATATTAGCAATGGCCTCAACGCCCGCAGCCAATGCATCCAGAGGAGATTTTCAAATTGTTTATCAAGGTCGGACAGTTGATGATTTAGTGATAAATTACATGCAAAGAAACCATATTCCAGGCCTATCGCTCGCGATCGTCCAGGCGCCTTATATACCCAGAGTCGTTGCTTACGGCTTAGCCGATACTTCAGCAAAAACACTTATATCCAGCAACACAGTGTTTAATGTGGGCCAAATTACCAATGCCTACACAGCCGTCGCCGTCATGCAACTCAAGGAAGAAGGAAAGCTGGGATTGGAAGATCCTGTAACAAAATACCTGCCCAATGCCTCAAAGGAGTGGAACAGCATTAAGATTCGTCATTTGTTGACGCACTCATCGGGCCTGCCTTCCTATAACGAAGCGTCCGGCTTTGATTATAGTCAGGATTACAACCTTGACTCTATTATCGATATGGTTAAAAAGATTCCGGCGCGTTTCAAAGCCGGCCACGATACGTACAATAGCGCTACGGATTTTTATTTATTAGGCGCGATCATTGAAAAATCGAGTGGCGTCTCTTACCAGGAATACATCACAAAAAATCAAATTGAGCGCGCAGGTTTAAAATATACCTTCTTCCCATCCAGCCTCGAATCGGTTAAAAATGAGTTGCATAACGGAAGCCAGCCTTTTCTGCACGCGGAGTTCAAGCAGAATCCGGTTTTCATTAACCCGGCCGAACCGGCCGTGGGTTATCGTGACGCAAATAACGGTTGGACGGCTGTAAAACCAAATAAGCAATCAGCCACTTTTGCAGATTCAGGAATAATGGCGTCCGCTCAGGATATCAGTATATGGGATATTGCATTAGCCGGAGAGATTCTGGTTAAAAATCCGGAGAATCGTGAATTTCTATACCGCTCAGTCAAACTGGATAATGGCAAAATCAGCCCGGGGAATGCCGGCTGGCAATTTCCGGGGCATCCTGGTTTGATGTATATCAAAGGTAATATTCCCGGCTTTTCGACTTTCCTAAGCCGGTTTACAGCGCCAACGGAATTACTCTGCGTAACCTTGTTGGCCAACAAGGACAATATTCGTGACCTGGATGTGTTGGCGCGTCAAATTGCAGGCGCTTACGATCAAAAACTGGCAGCGCCTGCAGGATCGGCATGGGTAGTATCCCGCGAAAGTCCCTATACTGTAAATGAAACGCTTGATCGGGTAAGTAAAGTGCTCGAAGCAAAGGGCGCCAAAGTATTCGCCCGTATCGATCACGGCGCCAATGCAGCCGGAGCAGGAAAAGCCATGAAGCCGAAGCAGGTATTAATCGTCGGTAATCCTGCTGTGGGAACAGACTTGATTATTGCCAAACCAACAGTGGCAATTGATTTACCTTTACGCATTATGGCGTGGGAAGACGATACCGGCCAAGTATGGGCCAGCTTCACTGATCCGGTCGAACTTGGCAAGCAATATCATATAGAAGGACAAGAACAAGTATTAAACAATATGTATCAAGCCGTATATGCAGCTGTAGATAAAGCAACTACAGCCTATTAA
- a CDS encoding alpha/beta fold hydrolase, with amino-acid sequence MGTLNTIITKDGTEIYYKDWGSGQPVVFSHGWPLNADAWEKQMVYLASNGYRCIAHDRRGHGRSSQSWKGNEMDTYADDLSELIEVLDLKAATLIGHSTGGGEVARYIGRHGTKRIVKAVLVGAVTPLMLKTDANPGGLPIEVFDGIRTGVATDRSQFFKDLATPFYGANRPDAKVSQGVRDAFWLQGMQGGLKSELDCIKAFSETDFTEDLKRFDVPTLIIHGGDDQIVPIDASARAASQLIKNATLKIYPGAPHGLADTHNDELNTDLLAFLKS; translated from the coding sequence ATGGGCACTTTGAACACGATTATCACCAAAGACGGCACGGAAATTTATTACAAGGATTGGGGATCCGGACAGCCCGTCGTCTTCAGCCACGGCTGGCCGCTCAACGCCGATGCCTGGGAAAAGCAGATGGTCTATCTGGCATCCAACGGCTATCGCTGCATCGCGCATGATCGCCGCGGTCACGGGCGCTCAAGCCAGTCATGGAAAGGCAATGAAATGGATACTTACGCCGACGATCTGTCGGAACTTATCGAAGTGCTGGACCTGAAAGCCGCCACATTGATCGGACACTCAACCGGTGGCGGAGAAGTCGCCCGTTACATCGGACGGCATGGCACCAAACGCATCGTCAAGGCCGTGCTGGTAGGCGCGGTAACGCCGCTGATGCTCAAGACGGACGCCAACCCCGGCGGCCTGCCGATTGAAGTGTTCGACGGAATTCGTACCGGCGTAGCCACCGACCGTTCACAGTTTTTCAAAGACCTCGCTACACCGTTCTACGGCGCCAACAGGCCGGACGCGAAGGTCAGCCAAGGCGTACGCGACGCATTCTGGTTGCAGGGCATGCAGGGCGGCCTTAAAAGCGAGCTCGACTGCATCAAGGCATTTTCCGAGACGGACTTCACTGAGGACCTCAAAAGGTTCGACGTGCCGACCCTGATCATACACGGCGGCGACGATCAGATCGTGCCGATCGACGCCTCGGCTCGCGCCGCGTCGCAACTTATCAAGAACGCGACACTGAAAATATACCCCGGCGCTCCCCACGGCCTTGCCGACACGCATAATGATGAGCTCAATACCGATCTGCTCGCCTTTCTCAAAAGCTAG
- a CDS encoding Dps family protein, which yields MTTSNQNISAKIDIGISETDRLKIVQGLSGLLADSYTLYLMTHNFHWNVRGPMFNTLHLMFMAQYTEQWNALDLIAERIRALGYPAPGTYKEFVKLASIQEIEGVPKALDMVRHLVAAQEATARTARSLFPAVNDANDQPTADLLTQRLEIHEKTAWMLRSLLEE from the coding sequence ATGACAACCTCAAACCAGAATATAAGCGCAAAAATTGATATAGGTATTTCCGAAACCGACCGACTGAAGATTGTGCAGGGACTGTCCGGCCTATTGGCCGACAGTTACACGCTCTATCTGATGACCCATAACTTTCACTGGAACGTCAGAGGCCCCATGTTCAATACCCTGCATCTAATGTTCATGGCGCAATATACGGAGCAGTGGAATGCCCTGGACCTCATAGCGGAACGCATCCGCGCGTTGGGATATCCCGCACCCGGCACCTACAAGGAATTCGTCAAGCTTGCTTCGATACAGGAAATCGAAGGCGTGCCAAAGGCATTGGACATGGTTCGTCACTTGGTGGCGGCGCAGGAAGCCACTGCACGTACCGCCCGCAGCCTTTTTCCTGCAGTGAACGACGCCAACGACCAGCCTACCGCCGACCTGCTGACGCAACGATTGGAGATACATGAGAAAACTGCCTGGATGCTGCGCAGTTTGCTGGAAGAGTAA
- a CDS encoding cellulose binding domain-containing protein: MKSKLRLLTGALPALIFSCVAGFPAFAATLPAPVPNAIISAASSWGSATDSWAGYTGSLAVWVPAAVSNGWTLTFQSAGLGQQVQASSFWNANASYNASTHTFTLTSPSWESAVAANSALSIGFNASGVLNPTVDLANCTFNGQPCVISVLSAQASQQTIANLEAGQAAGSGSSSSSSSNGSSTGSGSGSSTSSGSGSATTATPALQVLFSINNTWSGGYSGTVAVQNMSSGSLPSGAGGWQAILKFPDSATAHNVFQSGPWNFQVNIAADGTTTLTPASWAAALPAGGVTSSGFNGVTPADLQTAASGSTYETVVFASSVAAAAGGSSSSGSSSGSGSSSSGSSSGSGSSSSGSSGSTTPAGTGTASGLLFSPYKDIGTSLNWNTNVMSTAITGTLTPILNVIPAKLPAVTWAFATGECGSENWAGVAADALAQANVQAFANANVNYVVSTGGAAGAFTCSSAAGMTTFINRYASKNLVGIDFDIEAGQTQAQINSLVQQVAAVQSAYPKLRFSFTIATLASSNGTAASNPYGDLNVTGYYVMQAIQQYAVTNYTINLMAMDFGAPGSSVCVVSNGVCDMGLSAIQAAKNLNAKYGTPYSKIELTPMIGVNDVSSEIFSLANVDSMTQWAISNQLAGLHFWSLDRDTPCSQSTASSTCSSVPSVSTLGYTNRFITDLGL; encoded by the coding sequence ATGAAAAGCAAGCTGCGATTACTGACAGGCGCATTGCCTGCCTTGATATTTTCATGTGTGGCCGGATTCCCCGCCTTTGCGGCGACTTTGCCCGCACCGGTGCCAAATGCGATTATTAGCGCGGCTTCTTCATGGGGTAGCGCTACGGATTCGTGGGCGGGGTATACCGGCTCTCTGGCTGTGTGGGTGCCTGCAGCCGTGAGCAATGGCTGGACGTTGACATTTCAGTCTGCAGGGCTGGGCCAGCAAGTTCAGGCGTCGTCTTTCTGGAATGCAAACGCAAGTTATAACGCATCCACTCATACTTTCACGCTGACTTCACCATCGTGGGAGAGCGCGGTGGCCGCAAACAGCGCGCTGAGCATCGGTTTCAATGCGTCGGGCGTGTTGAATCCGACGGTGGATTTGGCTAACTGCACCTTTAACGGCCAGCCGTGCGTGATTTCGGTTTTGTCGGCGCAAGCGTCTCAGCAGACCATAGCCAATCTCGAAGCAGGGCAAGCTGCCGGCAGCGGTTCGAGCAGTTCTTCCAGCTCCAACGGCAGTTCAACCGGCAGCGGTTCCGGATCGTCGACATCATCCGGCAGCGGTTCTGCAACAACCGCAACTCCAGCTTTGCAAGTGCTGTTTTCCATCAATAATACATGGAGCGGCGGGTATAGCGGTACGGTAGCGGTCCAGAACATGTCGTCAGGCAGTCTACCCTCGGGGGCCGGCGGCTGGCAGGCTATTTTGAAATTCCCGGATTCCGCGACGGCTCATAATGTGTTTCAAAGCGGTCCGTGGAATTTTCAGGTTAATATCGCCGCTGACGGCACCACAACTTTGACGCCGGCGTCCTGGGCGGCCGCATTGCCTGCGGGCGGCGTTACGTCCAGCGGATTCAACGGCGTGACGCCGGCTGATTTGCAGACTGCGGCAAGCGGAAGTACTTACGAGACGGTTGTTTTCGCCTCATCGGTAGCTGCTGCGGCAGGGGGTAGTTCATCAAGCGGTTCGTCTTCCGGCAGTGGTTCATCTTCCAGCGGCAGTTCATCCGGAAGCGGCTCATCTTCCTCAGGTTCAAGTGGTTCGACTACTCCGGCCGGTACCGGAACGGCGAGCGGCCTGTTGTTCAGCCCTTACAAGGATATCGGCACTTCCTTGAACTGGAATACCAATGTGATGTCTACGGCGATTACCGGCACGCTGACTCCGATACTGAATGTCATACCGGCCAAGCTGCCTGCTGTGACATGGGCGTTTGCGACCGGTGAGTGCGGTAGTGAAAACTGGGCGGGTGTAGCCGCTGATGCGCTGGCGCAGGCTAATGTGCAGGCATTTGCCAACGCCAATGTCAACTACGTGGTTTCGACCGGCGGGGCTGCGGGTGCATTTACCTGTTCGAGCGCTGCAGGAATGACTACTTTTATCAATCGCTATGCCTCGAAAAATCTGGTCGGCATCGATTTCGATATAGAAGCAGGACAAACCCAGGCGCAGATCAACAGTCTGGTACAGCAGGTGGCCGCCGTGCAATCGGCTTATCCCAAGCTGCGCTTCAGCTTTACCATAGCAACCCTGGCTTCCTCTAACGGAACGGCGGCATCTAACCCGTATGGCGATTTGAATGTCACCGGCTATTATGTGATGCAGGCGATACAACAGTATGCCGTGACCAACTATACCATCAACCTGATGGCCATGGATTTCGGTGCGCCCGGCAGCAGCGTTTGCGTGGTGTCGAACGGCGTTTGCGATATGGGGCTTAGCGCTATCCAGGCGGCGAAGAACCTGAATGCGAAATACGGCACGCCGTACAGCAAGATAGAGCTGACGCCGATGATAGGCGTCAACGACGTATCCAGCGAGATATTCTCGCTGGCTAATGTCGATAGCATGACGCAATGGGCGATAAGCAACCAGTTGGCCGGTTTGCACTTCTGGTCGCTGGACCGGGATACTCCTTGCTCCCAATCCACCGCTTCTTCGACCTGCAGTTCTGTGCCCAGTGTTTCCACTCTGGGTTACACCAACCGCTTTATTACCGATCTTGGCTTATAA
- a CDS encoding LysR substrate-binding domain-containing protein: MNLRGVDLNLLTVFEAAYEERSQIKAAERIGMTQPAISNALGRLKHIAKDPLFTGKSSAGLQPTPRADEIYDQIHQALNLVRAGLTNDIEFEPADSHRHFSLSICYGGGSVIGPALYRNVNREAPNARLSIYSIDPEKEATAMLRDHSLDILVHYNKYADPGLMHELIYQHQPVIIARREHPRIGEMFTPEQALQERFAIVFGHFPTLSVISEQENWFDQVYDRIALQVPNVMVLLLAVAQTDLLALTTQQIAHTFKNLFDIKCYPVPWQIERVPLYMIWHRSAQADPAHRWLREKVKESIRHTWIPPIDQREYITQEWIFRHDTFTQQRHVQ; the protein is encoded by the coding sequence ATGAATTTACGAGGCGTAGACTTAAACCTGTTAACGGTATTCGAAGCGGCATATGAAGAGCGCAGCCAGATCAAGGCCGCGGAACGAATAGGAATGACCCAGCCCGCCATCAGCAATGCACTGGGCCGCCTCAAGCATATTGCAAAAGATCCTCTTTTTACCGGAAAGTCCAGCGCCGGACTGCAACCGACGCCGCGCGCGGATGAGATTTACGATCAGATACATCAGGCGCTGAACCTTGTCCGAGCCGGGTTGACCAATGATATCGAATTCGAACCAGCAGACAGCCACCGGCATTTTTCGCTGTCGATATGCTATGGCGGCGGCTCGGTGATAGGACCCGCGCTGTACCGGAACGTCAACCGCGAAGCGCCGAACGCGCGTTTATCGATCTATTCGATCGACCCGGAAAAAGAAGCGACGGCGATGCTGCGCGACCACAGTCTGGACATCCTGGTGCATTACAACAAGTACGCCGATCCGGGCTTGATGCACGAGCTGATCTATCAGCACCAGCCTGTCATCATTGCGCGACGTGAGCATCCGCGCATAGGCGAGATGTTCACGCCCGAACAGGCGCTACAGGAACGTTTTGCGATAGTTTTCGGACATTTCCCCACTCTTAGCGTTATTTCCGAACAGGAAAACTGGTTCGATCAGGTCTACGACAGAATCGCACTGCAGGTTCCCAATGTCATGGTTTTGCTATTGGCTGTAGCGCAAACCGATCTGCTGGCGCTCACGACGCAGCAAATCGCGCACACGTTCAAAAATCTATTCGATATCAAATGCTATCCCGTACCCTGGCAGATCGAGAGAGTCCCGCTTTACATGATCTGGCACCGCTCGGCCCAGGCGGACCCGGCCCATAGATGGCTGAGGGAAAAAGTGAAGGAAAGCATACGGCACACCTGGATACCTCCTATCGATCAACGCGAGTACATAACGCAGGAATGGATTTTCAGGCATGATACGTTTACCCAGCAACGGCATGTTCAATGA